From Acinonyx jubatus isolate Ajub_Pintada_27869175 chromosome B2, VMU_Ajub_asm_v1.0, whole genome shotgun sequence, a single genomic window includes:
- the LOC106978635 gene encoding olfactory receptor 5V1, whose amino-acid sequence MTVLCNTLLFFCRPLLLQYMITAVSVSFCPIPKRKPGSGMEGKNQTVLSEFIILGFSDLTDLQFLLFTIFFLTYICTLGGNIFIILVTVADPHLHTPMYHFLRNLAFLDICYTTTNVPQMMVHLLSAKKSISYLGCMAQLFAFIFFVGSECLLLAAMAYDRYVAICKPLRYSVIMNRAQYGRLAASCWTGGFLNSVVHTALTFHLPFCGNNQIQYFFCDIPPLLLLSCGDTSVNELALLSIGVFIGWAPFLGIVLSYLYIISTILRIRSSEGRQKAFATCASHLVIVLLYYGSAIFTYVRPISTYSLEKDRLISVLYSVITPMLNPVIYTLRNKDIKGAVKVLGRRWKPPIPSFEM is encoded by the coding sequence ATGACTGTCCTCTGTAACactcttctcttcttttgcagACCATTGCTGCTGCAGTACATGATTACTGCAGTCAGTGTTTCTTTTTGCCCAATCCCCAAAAGGAAACCAGGCAGCGGCATGGAAGGAAAGAATCAAACAGTTCTGTCTGAATTCATCATTTTGGGATTCTCTGATCTAACTGATTTACAATTTTTACTTTTCACCATCTTCTTTCTGACCTATATCTGTACTTTGGGAGGAAATATCTTCATTATCCTGGTGACTGTGGCTGATCCACATCTACACACCCCCATGTATCATTTTCTGAGGAATTTGGCCTTTCTTGACATCTGCTACACCACCACCAACGTCCCCCAGATGATGGTGCATCTCCTGTCAGCGAAGAAGAGCATTTCCTATTTGGGTTGCATGGCACagctttttgcatttattttcttcgTGGGATCAGAGTGTCTCCTCCTGGCAGCCATGGCATATGACCGTTACGTTGCAATCTGCAAACCTCTACGGTACTCAGTGATTATGAACAGGGCCCAGTATGGCCGCTTAGCCGCCTCGTGTTGGACTGGGGGTTTCCTCAACTCAGTGGTGCACACAGCACTGACCTTCCACCTGCCCTTCTGTGGCAACAACCAGATTCAGTATTTCTTCTGTGACATCCCCCCTTTGCTGCTGTTGTCTTGTGGGGACACTTCTGTCAATGAGTTGGCATTGCTGTCCATTGGGGTCTTCATTGGGTGGGCGCCTTTCTTGGGTATTGTCCTCTCCTACCTCTATATTATCTCTACCATCTTGAGGATCCGCTCCTCAGAGGGGAGGCAAAAGGCATTTGCCACCTGTGCCTCGCACCTGGTCATTGTCCTTCTGTACTACGGCAGCGCCATCTTCACATACGTGCGGCCCATCTCAACATACTCGCTGGAGAAAGACAGACTAATCTCTGTGTTATACAGTGTCATTACCCCCATGCTAAACCCTGTAATTTACACACTGAGGAATAAGGACATCAAAGGGGCCGTGAAGGTGTTGGGGAGAAGGTGGAAGCCACCAATCCCTTCTTTTGAGATGTAA